Proteins encoded together in one Pseudomonas kermanshahensis window:
- the bioC gene encoding malonyl-ACP O-methyltransferase BioC: MTDLSRPTLPGALPDKRQVAASFSRAAASYDSVAALQRDVGLNLLGQLPEGLAPSRWLDLGSGTGHFSRVLAERFAQASGVAVDIAEGMLRHARNEQRGAQYHVAGDAERLPLRDASVDLVFSSLAVQWCGQFASVLDEARRVLRPGGVLAFSSLCVGTLDELRASWQAVDGLVHVNRFRRFDDYQRLCAGSGFEQVALQQRAHVLHYPDVRSLTHELKALGAHNINPGRPSGLTGRARMQGLLQAYEAFRQPQGLPATYQVVYGVLRKPQA, from the coding sequence ATGACTGACCTTTCCCGTCCGACCCTGCCCGGCGCGCTGCCGGACAAGCGCCAGGTGGCGGCCTCGTTTTCCCGCGCGGCGGCCAGCTACGACAGCGTCGCGGCGTTGCAGCGCGACGTCGGCCTGAACCTGCTGGGCCAGTTGCCAGAGGGCTTGGCACCGTCGCGCTGGCTGGACCTGGGCAGCGGCACCGGCCACTTCAGCCGGGTGCTGGCCGAGCGCTTCGCGCAGGCCAGTGGCGTGGCGGTGGATATCGCCGAAGGCATGCTGCGCCATGCCCGCAACGAACAGCGCGGCGCGCAGTACCACGTGGCCGGCGATGCCGAGCGCTTGCCGCTGCGCGATGCCAGCGTCGATCTGGTGTTCTCCAGCCTGGCGGTGCAGTGGTGCGGGCAGTTCGCCAGTGTGCTGGACGAGGCGCGCCGGGTGTTACGCCCAGGCGGGGTGCTGGCATTCAGCAGCCTGTGCGTCGGCACCCTCGATGAACTGCGTGCCAGTTGGCAGGCCGTGGATGGCCTGGTGCATGTCAACCGCTTCCGCCGCTTTGACGATTACCAGCGCCTGTGCGCGGGCAGTGGCTTCGAGCAGGTAGCGCTGCAGCAGCGCGCGCACGTGCTGCACTACCCCGATGTACGCAGCCTGACCCACGAGCTGAAGGCGCTTGGTGCACACAATATCAACCCGGGCCGCCCTTCGGGCCTCACCGGCCGTGCCCGCATGCAGGGCTTGTTGCAGGCATACGAGGCATTTCGCCAGCCTCAGGGGCTGCCCGCCACTTACCAAGTGGTCTATGGTGTGCTGCGCAAGCCACAGGCGTAA